In Hyperolius riggenbachi isolate aHypRig1 chromosome 10, aHypRig1.pri, whole genome shotgun sequence, a genomic segment contains:
- the LOC137534999 gene encoding zinc finger protein 271-like has translation MIENQLPLTSLAGSINRNPPDISTGPFFSEYCSQEDPTIPHHYQDQNLVDIKPKVKEESKLDLEEETEVTGGRQCMEEGDMMVTSESGMPDSDGSRNRNPPERCTGHHYSQDCPQEGHSYMLRYQTEKRIDIKLEVKEEKEEDLEEETEVTGGRQCMEEGDTMVTSELGMPISDRNDVRIPSEVHPIPPPDGATEDDGITQCSPITGNTHHRNHSADGSPSDPEESSDQSHSIEAPSNAEDSASNTSAERCGAGKRLSCSEYGERFSRKSTLSLHLKTHIEWHPYSCSECGKGFTENKDLLQHQRTHRDKHPFLCLHCDKHFVTKECFVKHQEIHKSEIFPQKTHLTKRQTRHTGVQPFSCSECGKTFLTKGNLVRHFRVHTGEKPFSCSECGKCFSDSGNLLKHMRIHTGEAPLSYSECGQSFFDVLHFQRQLTTHSSERPYPCSECGKRFTQKSNLTKHQASHTGYKPFSCSECGKKCLTKCDLVRHFRGHTGEKPYSCSECGKRFSQKSNLTKHQSCHTGIKPFLCSECGKKCLTKGDLVTHFRVHTGEKPYSCSECGKSYSDSGNLLKHMRIHTGESPLSCSECGKNFFDGEKFQRHLKTHTGESPYSCLECGESFTQKRHHVKHQASHTGVKPFTCSECGKAFLLKGDLVRHFRIHTGEKPYSCSECGKCYSDSGNLIKHMRMHKNISPLSCSGCGKNFYDRVKFQRHLNTHTGDRPYSCLGNV, from the exons ATGATAGAGAATCAGCTGCCCCTCACATCactgg CTGGATCCatcaacagaaacccaccagacatAAGTACaggtccttttttttctgagtacTGTTCACAGGAAGATCccaccatcccccaccattatcag GATCAAAATCTGGTAGATATAAAACCTAAAGTTAAAGAAGAAAGTAAATTAGACCTAGAAGAGGAGACAGAAGTGACGGGTGGCCggcagtgtatggaggagggggacatgatggtgACCAGTGAATCAGGAATGCCAGATTCAG atggatccagaaacagaaacccaccagagagatgtacaggtcatcATTATTCTcaggattgtccacaggaaggTCACAGCTATATGCTACGTTATCAG ACTGAAAAACGGATTGATATAAAACTTGAAGttaaagaagaaaaggaagaagaCCTAGAAGAGGAGACAGAAGTGACGGGTGGCCggcagtgtatggaggagggggacacgATGGTGACCAGTGAATTAGGAATGCCAATTTCAG ACAGAAATGATGTGAGGATCCCCTCGGAGGTCCATCCTATTCCACCTCCAGATGGCGCTACAGAAGATGATGGCATCACTCAATGTTCTCCAATCACTGGAAATACACATCATAGAAATCACAGTGCAGATGGATCACCCTCTGATCCTGAGGAATCTTCTGACCAATCACATTCTATAGAAGCTCCATCTAATGCTGAGGACTCTGCCAGTAACACAAGTGCTGAGAGATGTGGAGCTGGTAAACGATTATCGTGTTCTGAATACGGTGAACGTTTTAGTAGGAAATCAACTCTATCCCTACATCTTAAAACACACATAGAGTGGcatccttattcatgttcagagtgtgggaaaggtttcactGAGAATAAAGACCTTCTTCAACACCAGAGAACTCACAGAGATAAGCATCCTTTTTTATGCTTACACTGTGACAAACATTTTGTTACTAAAGAATGTTTTGTTAAACACCAGGAAATTCACAAAAGTGAAATCTTCCCTCAGAAGACTCATCTTACTAAGCGTCAGACACGTCACACAGGTGTTCAacccttttcatgttcagagtgtgggaagacaTTTTTAACAAAGGGTAACCTTGTTAGACACTTCAGagttcacacaggtgagaagcctttttcatgttcagagtgtgggaaatgcttttctGATAGTGGAAATCTTCTTAAACACATGAGAATACACACAGGTGAGGCTCCTTTGTCATATTCAGAATGTGGGCAAAGTTTTTTTGATGTACTACATTTTCAAAGACAGCTGACAACCCACTCAAGTGAGAGACCTTATCcatgttcagagtgcgggaaaagATTCACTCAGAAGAGTAACCTTACTAAGCATCAGGCAAGCCACACAGGCTATaaacctttttcatgttcagagtgtgggaagaaaTGTTTAACAAAGTGTGACCTAGTTAGACACTTCAGaggtcacacaggtgagaagccttattcctgttcagagtgcgggaaaagATTTTCACAGAAGAGTAATCTTACAAAGCATCAGTCATGTCATACAGGCATTAAACCTTTTTTATGCTCGGAGTGTGGGAAGAAGTGTTTGACAAAGGGTGACCTGGTTACACACTTCAGagttcacacaggtgagaagccttattcatgttcagagtgtgggaaatcgtATTCTGATAGTGGAAATCTTCTTAAGCACATGAGAATACACACAGGCGAGTCTCCTTTGtcatgttctgaatgtgggaaaaaTTTCTTTGATGGAGAAAAATTTCAAAGACACCTGAAAACCCACACAGGCGAGAGCCCTTAttcatgtttagagtgtggggaaAGCTTCACTCAGAAGAGGCATCATGTTAAGCATCAAGCATCTCACACTGGTGTTAAACCTTTtacatgctcagagtgtgggaaggcATTTTTATTAAAGGGTGACCTCGTTAGACacttcagaattcacacaggtgagaagccgtattcatgttcagagtgtgggaaatgctattCTGATAGTGGAAATCTTATTAAGCACATGAGAATGCACAAGAACATATCTCCTTTGTCATGTTCAGGATGTGGGAAAAATTTCTATGATAGAGTAAAGTTTCAAAGACATCTGAATACCCACACAGGTGACAGGCCTTATTCATGTTTGGGAAATGTTTGA